The proteins below are encoded in one region of Hordeum vulgare subsp. vulgare chromosome 3H, MorexV3_pseudomolecules_assembly, whole genome shotgun sequence:
- the LOC123440988 gene encoding protein IAL1-like, whose product MTSSSAASSSHLHITITNASSTITTNTKSQSQHNHSSSVSPRSGGSGGGGSGSGSGSGTTNQACAACKYQRRKCNPDCPLAPYFPADQQRRFLNAHRLFGVSNILKTLRRLKPELCEAAMQTLIYQAEMRAMDPVGGCCRMIIDLEHTSELLAAELAALNQHLDLYRQAASGVAGGDVMDGPCADLEVTSSNHQQEQLLLHADQDQVVDTLYVAQEVADPVIQNGADHDDNRQPQYHGGQQQQQLYDYFYYEATGAGGDEAGRKPGGSGVDINVDVMQHFDYDSSCEVDDHHKVDQLEPMISSSLDEHYPIGQKEYEMKVASFVDVLDVRPEMQAMDGNADIGVKEELQEEEEEDPKNNIELSKATHMAESSHCRLGLGF is encoded by the coding sequence atgacctcctcctccgccgcctcctcctcccacctccataTTACCATCACCAACGCCTCCTCCACCATCACTACCAACACCAAATCCCAGTCGCAGCACAACCACTCCAGCAGCGTCTCCCCTCGCAGCGGCGGCTCCGGCGGTGGCGGCTCCGGGAGCGGCAGCGGGAGCGGGACGACCAACCAGGCCTGCGCCGCGTGCAAGTACCAACGCCGCAAGTGCAACCCCGACTGCCCCCTGGCGCCCTACTTCCCCGCCGACCAGCAGCGCCGCTTCCTCAACGCGCACCGCCTCTTCGGCGTCAGCAACATCCTCAAGACGCTGCGCCGTCTCAAGCCCGAGCTCTGCGAGGCGGCCATGCAGACGCTCATTTACCAGGCGGAGATGCGCGCCATGGACCCCGTCGGAGGCTGCTGCCGCATGATCATCGACCTCGAGCACACCAGCGAGCTCTTGGCGGCCGAGCTCGCCGCCCTGAACCAACACCTTGATCTCTACCGCCAGGCCGCATCCGGCGTGGCCGGCGGGGACGTCATGGACGGCCCGTGCGCTGACCTCGAGGTCACCTCCTCGAACCACCAGCAGGAGCAGCTGCTCCTCCACGCTGACCAAGATCAGGTCGTCGACACGCTCTACGTCGCCCAAGAAGTCGCCGACCCGGTGATACAAAATGGCGCCGATCATGACGACAACCGGCAACCGCAATATCACGGtggacagcagcagcagcaactgtACGACTATTTCTACTACGAGGCAACCGGTGCCGGCGGCGATGAAGCTGGGAGAAAGCCCGGTGGCAGTGGCGTCGACATTAACGTCGACGTCATGCAGCATTTCGATTACGACTCCAGCTGTGAGGTTGATGATCATCACAAGGTGGATCAACTGGAGCCGATGATCTCATCTAGCCTCGATGAGCACTACCCGATTGGCCAGAAGGAGTACGAGATGAAGGTGGCGTCGTTCGTCGATGTGTTGGACGTTAGGCCGGAGATGCAGGCGATGGACGGAAACGCGGACATCGGCGTTAAGGAGGAGcttcaggaggaggaggaggaggatcccAAGAATAACATCGAATTAAGTAAAGCAACACACATGGCTGAGTCTTCACATTGCAGGCTAGGGTTAGGCTTTTAA
- the LOC123440989 gene encoding probable calcium-binding protein CML31, whose product MVASKSGELSTLFASLDQDADGRISATELRLCMRATLGEDVPAEEAEALVASADADGDGLLSESEFLELAQQAAWAGDAGEEDDERRIQALKKAFGMYEMEGQGCITPASLGRMLGRLGAERGAGECRAMICRFDLDGDGVLSFDEFKIMMS is encoded by the coding sequence ATGGTTGCGTCCAAGTCCGGCGAGCTGAGCACGCTGTTCGCGTCCCTGGACCAAGACGCGGACGGCAGGATCTCCGCGACGGAGCTGCGGTTGTGCATGCGGGCGACGCTGGGAGAGGACGTGCCGGCGGAGGAGGCCGAGGCGCTGGTGGCGTCGGCAGACGCCGACGGAGACGGGCTGCTAAGCGAGTCCGAGTTCCTCGAGCTGGCGCAGCAGGCAGCCTGGGCGGGCGACGcgggggaggaggacgacgagcggAGGATCCAGGCGCTGAAAAAGGCGTTCGGGATGTACGAGATGGAGGGGCAGGGGTGCATCACGCCGGCCAGCCTGGGGCGGATGCTCGGCAGGCTCGGCGCCGAGCGGGGCGCCGGCGAGTGCCGTGCCATGATCTGCCGGTTCGACCTCGACGGCGACGGCGTGCTCAGCTTCGACGAGTTCAAGATCATGATGAGCTAG
- the LOC123440991 gene encoding probable calcium-binding protein CML31 produces MVVSKSGDLTALFLSLDRDADGLISAAELLGCMRATLGEDVPAEEAEELVASVDADGDGLLSESEFLELAQQAAWGGDAGEEDDEHRIRALREAFGMYEMEGQGCITPASLRRMLGRLGAERGSGECRAMICRFDLDGDGVLSFDEFKIMMS; encoded by the coding sequence ATGGTTGTGTCAAAGTCGGGAGATCTGACGGCGCTCTTCTTGTCACTGGACCGGGACGCGGACGGCCTGATCTCTGCGGCGGAGCTGCTAGGATGCATGCGCGCAACGCTTGGCGAGGACGTGCCGGCGGAGGAGGCCGAGGAGCTGGTGGCGTCGGTGGACGCGGACGGTGACGGGCTGCTAAGCGAGTCCGAGTTCCTCGAGCTGGCGCAACAGGCGGCCTGGGGAGGCGATGcgggggaggaggacgacgagcacAGGATCCGGGCGCTGAGGGAGGCGTTCGGGATGTATGAGATGGAGGGGCAGGGGTGCATCACGCCGGCCAGCCTGAGGCGGATGCTCGGCAGGCTCGGCGCTGAGCGGGGCAGTGGCGAGTGTCGCGCCATGATCTGCCGGTTCGACCTCGACGGTGACGGTGTGCTTAGCTTCGACGAGTTCAAGATCATGATGAGCTAG